ACCATCATGCGCGCGCTTTGCGCTTCCAGTTTCACCAACGCCTCCGATTCCAATCCCTTCTGCGGGCCGTAAACCGTCACCGCTCCTCGCGGCCCGAGCAGTGGATTGGTCACGTCGCACGCGATCCAGATTGGCGGTAATTTCCGCAGGCGCTCCGCCTTGAGGCTCACCACGCGCGGCCACTTGAGCGGAGCTCCACTTGTCATCAACTGACCATGTTCATTGCACAACTCGAGTCCCAGCATGCCCAACGCTCCGAGCCCGAGATCACTCGTCGCGCTCCCGCCCACGCCCAACAAAATCCCCTCCACACCGCGCTCCGCCGCCGCCGCGATCAACTCGCCGGTTCCCCTGGTATCCGTGCGCCACACATCACGTTCATCGGGACGCAACAACGCCAGTCCGCTCGCCGCCGCCATCTCGATCACCGCCAGTTGTCCACCGCTCGCGCACCCGAGTCGCCGCAAAACTGCCGCCGGCAAGAGCTTCGTTTCAATCACACCAAAGCCTGCCTCAACCTCCGCCCCACGCGGCCCGGTCACACGGCACACCACCCACTCGCCACCCACCGCCTCCGTCAAAATAACCGCGAACCCTTCGCCGCCATCCGTCAGCGGACACTGCTCCACGCTCCATGTAGGCTGCGCACACCGCACCCCCACCGCCATCTCCGCGCATGCCTGCCCCGCCGTGAGTGAGTCCTTGAATTTATCCGACGCAATGAGCACCCGCATGGCCAATTTGCTTACACGCCGGCCAGCCAAGTTCCATGACTATTTGTGCGCCGATTCGATGCGCCCGCTGCATTGATGCGCGAACCATCCTCAACGGCATTAACCCTTTATCATATCCCAAATACCACCGGAATCGTGAGGTCCGCGTGGCGCAGGCTCGACCGAACGGCGGCTATCGTGTTGATGGATTCACTTACCATGAGCTTACGCACCAGACTGCTCTCCGAATTTGAAGCGCCCGAAGCCCTGCGTCGTTTCGGCAGCGGGTGGTTGAGTGGCGTGATCGGCGTTATCCTGGGACTGGCGAGTCTGGCACTGGTTTTGTCGCTCCTCGCACCCGGAACCTTCTCCACGCCGGAACTGACCGCGCTGCGTCAGGGCCCCGGGTTTCGCATCATCTTGAATGTCCTGCTAGTCTTGGCCTTCACCTGCTCGGCGTTGAGTCTGGCACTGCGTCGCCAAGGACCGCTGCTCGGCATCGCCGGCGTTTCACTCTCGCTGATCGCCGTCCTGCTCGGCGGCTCCAACGCCCACTCGGTCGTCGGTGATCCGTCGCCGGCTTACTTCGGCCTCGATTTCTTTGTGCTGCGCATGGCGTTCACCGGCATCCTGTTCATCCCCGTCGAGCGCTTGTTCGCGCATCGTAAAGAGCAGCCGGTCTTTCGCACCGAGTGGCGCGAGGATCTCTTTTATTTTCTGCTAAGCAGCATGCTGGTGCAGATCCTCACCTACCTGACCTTCGCGCCCGCACGCTCGATCCTTGCCTTCGCTCCGCTGACGGAAACCCGCGCCTGGGTGAGCGCCCTGCCGTTTGTCGTCCAGTTCGCCGTCATCATGTTTTTGACGGATGTGGTGCAGTATTGGGTGCATCGCTCCTTTCACCGGATTCCCTGGCTGTGGAATTTCCACGCCGTGCATCACTCGGCGCAATCAATGGACTGGATGGCCGGCGCGCGCATGCATTTTTTTGAAATCGTCGCGCTGCGCAGTCTCACCGTGATCCCAATGTTTGTGCTCGGCTTCGGCGCCGGCCCGATGAACGCCTACATCTTTGTCGTCTATCTCTACGCGACATTCGTGCACGCCAACATCGGCTGGAAATTCCCCGTCATCGAAAAGTTCTTCGTCACACCGCGTTTCCACCACTGGCACCACGGCATCGAAAAGGAAGCCATCGACGTGAACTTCGCGGTGCACTTCCCGCTTCTCGACAAACTCTTCGGCACGCACCACCTGCCCGAAAACCGCTGGCCGGAAGGCTACGGCATCGAAGGCCACCCCGTCGAACGCGGCTACTGGGCGCAGTTCATGCACCCATTTCGCCGGAAGAAGCCCCAACAACCGGATGTCGCCGCGGAAAAACAAACTCCGTCGGAAAGTTAATCCGCCGCAGACATTCAAGATCCCCCTGCCCGCTTCACTTACTCGGACCGCCAAATCTTAAGCGAACGCAGCACCATCGCGCCCGCCCCTTGGTCATAGGGCGAATCCATCTTCGCCTTCACCGCGACGTTGGTCAGCGGATACCAGTTCTGGCCCTTGAACGGGTTCGCGTAGCGCATCGTCTCGATGCCATCGATGAACATCGTGATCCACTCCGGATCGACCGTGACCGAGAAGACGTGGAACTCGCTGTCGAGCGTGTTCGCCAGTCCAAAACTGGACATCTTCATGTTCATCCCAGGCCTGGTGAACGTGCGCACCTGGTTCTTGCCGCCGTGCAGGTTGGTCGAGAGATCCGACGCGAACTTCCACGATCCGTTGTAACCGAAACCTTCATACACATCGATCTCCGGCGGCCACCCGCCAGTCGGCACCAGCCACAGCGCGGGCCAGGAACCGGGGCGGTTGGGCATCTTCACCACCCATTCGACGCTGCCATACTTAAACCAGGACTCCGGTGTTTTGTGTCCCGACAGCATCGTCGCGAGGAACGGATACTCCATAGCCGGTGCCCCCACTTTCATGGACTGATCGAGCCGGCGTGACGACAACACCAGCCCCTCTTCAGTGCGGCTGAAACCACCCATATCCACCGTGCCATAATAACCGGTCTCGCCATTGCCGACCTGCGTTCGGCCGTGTGCCAGCGCCGTCGAGAAAGTCATCGGGCCGCCCTTGTCGTCATAGCGGATCGTCCGCCCCGTTTCGCTGTAGGTGAGCGTGCCCAGTGGGGCGAAGGCGAGCGGTGCACGGCCGACCTCGATAGGCACGTTGACCGCGCCCGCCTTGGCTGTGATCACGATGCCGCCGCCCTGACGGGTGGCACCATCCGGAACCTGCGCCTGCACCGCCTTGAGCGTGTTGCCTTCCTTCATGTCACTCACGGCGAAACTTGCCGTCTTCGTGAGCGGATCGCCCGGCCGGAAAACCACCGGCTTCGTCGCGTCGGGCACCGCGCGACCGCCGTCTCCGTTATAGACCCGCACATGTGCAACAACGGTATTAACGCTCGGCTTGTCCAGCGTGACAGGCACATGCACCACCGTCGCGCCCACCGGCACGTCGAAATCCTCGATCCGCACCTTCGCAATCGCCGGATACTTTTTTCCACCGTCATAAATATCGCTCGCCGCGAGCTCTTGCTTGGCGATGTAAGCGTCCAGCTGCTCGGTGATGCGACCGACGGCGTCTCGCGCGGTTTCCACATGCTTGCGCCCGTCCGGAGCTGTCACCGCTTTGCCGAGCTGATCAATGGCCGTCGTGGCGGTTTCCGCATCCTTGCGGAGTCCCTGGGCTTGCTCGCGCGTCAAAGTCTGCGCCTCGAGCTGAAGGCTTAAACCGGCGAGGGCGACAACGATCACCGAAGTGCCAACCGTGCGCTTAAGCGAAATAAAGAATGGGGAAAACAAGGGAGTTAAAGGGGTTGATGGCGTTACTGCGGATGCAGGGGCTTCAGGAGCATCTCCGCCCAAAAGCATATCACATCCAGCCCTGAAACGGTGAGTCCATATCCGACTTCGTCCTTGTGTATTCCCGACCGGAAAGAGGCTCGCCCAAAGCACCGTCCGCCTCGCGTGCAGGCCGTGCGGGTTAGACCCCATGGTTGCGAGCGGACAATTGCTCCATAATCGACGTCTTCACGTCTCATCAAAATCCAACGCAATACATTATGTCCTACCAAATCAGCCCCACCACCAACTCCAAGTTCATGTTCAATCTGAAGGCGGAGAACAATCAGGTGATTCTTACCAGCCAGGTCTATGAACAGAAGCAATCCGCGCTCGACGGTATCGCCTCGGTGCAAGCCAACGGTCCGTTCTCAAAAAACTTCGAGCACCTGACTTCCACCGCCAGCGAACCCTACTTCGTTCTAAAAGCGCAGAACGGCGAAATCATCGGCAAGAGTCAGATGTATTCCTCCCAAGCCTCTGCCGAAGCCGGCATCACCTCGGTGCAAATTAACTCCCGCTCGGAAGTCATCACCACGACCGAGTGAGTTAATTCACACGCCAGCGCGCCACCCCGTTAGTTTTTTCTCGGAGCGCGAGGCGACGCCTCCGAAACCAACACCTCACGCGGCACGAATGGCAGACCAACGTCATCCGCATCCATAAATAAACGGAGACGCGTTTATGCCTCGTGAATGGACTCAAGGCCGCAGCTTGCCGGAGTCGGGCTGCGAGCTCTCACGCTGACGCGTGGTAGCCGCCATGTTGTCCACCAGGTTCGGATAACGCCGGCCGGCGGCTTTGGCGCGAGCCCGGGCCCACTCGATTGATTCCGGCGTGAGCTTGGTCTTCGTTGATGAAGCACCCGCCGTCGGCTTCGTCTGTTTCCAAGGAGGAGTCGACATGGCGGGAAGTTTTCGCGCCGACAGCTAAAGCTCAAGCCAAGCGGTGATTTCACCGGCTGTTTAATCAAACAACCCCGACTCATTGGAGCGCGCCAATTGCAGGCGATCGTCATCTTGCAATCACCGGGGGCACTCGGCAGCGTCCGCGCAATCTTCATGAACACACCCATCATTCTTACGAATTTGGAAACCGTGCCCGGCCGCAGCATCATCGAGCATTACGGCTTGGTCTCTGGCAGCACCGTCCGCGCAAAACATGTCGGTCGCGACATTGCCGCCTCGCTCAAAAATTTTGTTGGCGG
This portion of the Rariglobus hedericola genome encodes:
- a CDS encoding glycerate kinase, with protein sequence MRVLIASDKFKDSLTAGQACAEMAVGVRCAQPTWSVEQCPLTDGGEGFAVILTEAVGGEWVVCRVTGPRGAEVEAGFGVIETKLLPAAVLRRLGCASGGQLAVIEMAAASGLALLRPDERDVWRTDTRGTGELIAAAAERGVEGILLGVGGSATSDLGLGALGMLGLELCNEHGQLMTSGAPLKWPRVVSLKAERLRKLPPIWIACDVTNPLLGPRGAVTVYGPQKGLESEALVKLEAQSARMMVLLCASCGVDAGLAETPGAGAAGGIAFGLMAATGARLVPGFELVSDWLRVEERLAAADLVITGEGRFDDSSLQGKGPGSLVRAAVALGKPVHVFAGRVDAQETPGVTLHEVSPRDVPLAQALAKAGAWLRQRTEKTFNPG
- a CDS encoding sterol desaturase family protein, translated to MSLRTRLLSEFEAPEALRRFGSGWLSGVIGVILGLASLALVLSLLAPGTFSTPELTALRQGPGFRIILNVLLVLAFTCSALSLALRRQGPLLGIAGVSLSLIAVLLGGSNAHSVVGDPSPAYFGLDFFVLRMAFTGILFIPVERLFAHRKEQPVFRTEWREDLFYFLLSSMLVQILTYLTFAPARSILAFAPLTETRAWVSALPFVVQFAVIMFLTDVVQYWVHRSFHRIPWLWNFHAVHHSAQSMDWMAGARMHFFEIVALRSLTVIPMFVLGFGAGPMNAYIFVVYLYATFVHANIGWKFPVIEKFFVTPRFHHWHHGIEKEAIDVNFAVHFPLLDKLFGTHHLPENRWPEGYGIEGHPVERGYWAQFMHPFRRKKPQQPDVAAEKQTPSES
- a CDS encoding glycoside hydrolase family 16 protein, translated to MIVVALAGLSLQLEAQTLTREQAQGLRKDAETATTAIDQLGKAVTAPDGRKHVETARDAVGRITEQLDAYIAKQELAASDIYDGGKKYPAIAKVRIEDFDVPVGATVVHVPVTLDKPSVNTVVAHVRVYNGDGGRAVPDATKPVVFRPGDPLTKTASFAVSDMKEGNTLKAVQAQVPDGATRQGGGIVITAKAGAVNVPIEVGRAPLAFAPLGTLTYSETGRTIRYDDKGGPMTFSTALAHGRTQVGNGETGYYGTVDMGGFSRTEEGLVLSSRRLDQSMKVGAPAMEYPFLATMLSGHKTPESWFKYGSVEWVVKMPNRPGSWPALWLVPTGGWPPEIDVYEGFGYNGSWKFASDLSTNLHGGKNQVRTFTRPGMNMKMSSFGLANTLDSEFHVFSVTVDPEWITMFIDGIETMRYANPFKGQNWYPLTNVAVKAKMDSPYDQGAGAMVLRSLKIWRSE
- a CDS encoding YegP family protein, with the translated sequence MSYQISPTTNSKFMFNLKAENNQVILTSQVYEQKQSALDGIASVQANGPFSKNFEHLTSTASEPYFVLKAQNGEIIGKSQMYSSQASAEAGITSVQINSRSEVITTTE